The following proteins come from a genomic window of Natronosalvus vescus:
- a CDS encoding multicopper oxidase domain-containing protein: MSHDDSNSTHRLHRRALLGTAGAGILGAAAGCLGWMDDEQPSEPAQTGSGDSNEDEDEDDGPLTDYAYTAPPQVVDLAEQNHRSTLRTVPARHEIVTADAHGGSVELPEVWAWQADDLEPSVPGPIYRMDEGKTFELTFENSKHNHPHTVHVHAVSKVWHDDGAPVSTRMQVNPDEEHTYELEGDVPGTHFYHCHVETDTHLDMGMYGILRVDPEDYEAPDREYFLTLREWDSRLHERYAGADVDYNATDRNPNLYTINGRSAPSTFHPEDGSPFIVNEGDTVRLHIVNAGYESHPFHTHGHRFTVVEKDGSPIPEAAQYKEDVINISPAERYTLEFEADSDPGIYPAHCHKVHHVTNEGSYPGGMATAIVYESVLDSEEFAAVMDDAGFEG, translated from the coding sequence ATGTCCCACGACGATTCGAATTCGACCCACCGGCTGCACCGTCGCGCACTCCTCGGAACCGCTGGCGCAGGTATTCTCGGTGCCGCAGCCGGCTGTCTCGGCTGGATGGACGACGAGCAACCGTCAGAGCCCGCTCAGACTGGCTCCGGCGACTCGAACGAGGACGAGGATGAGGACGACGGCCCGCTCACGGACTACGCCTATACGGCACCACCGCAGGTAGTCGACCTGGCCGAGCAGAATCACCGTTCGACGCTTCGAACCGTTCCCGCCCGTCACGAAATCGTCACCGCGGACGCACACGGGGGCTCGGTCGAACTTCCTGAAGTCTGGGCCTGGCAGGCCGACGACCTCGAGCCAAGCGTACCCGGCCCTATCTACCGGATGGATGAGGGCAAGACGTTCGAGTTGACGTTCGAGAACTCCAAACACAACCACCCGCACACGGTACACGTCCACGCCGTCAGCAAGGTCTGGCACGACGACGGTGCACCGGTCTCGACGCGCATGCAGGTCAACCCCGACGAGGAGCACACCTACGAACTTGAAGGCGACGTCCCCGGCACCCACTTCTATCACTGCCACGTTGAGACCGATACCCACCTCGATATGGGAATGTACGGCATTCTCCGCGTCGACCCCGAAGACTACGAGGCACCCGACCGGGAGTACTTCCTCACGCTCAGGGAGTGGGACAGCCGCCTCCACGAGCGCTACGCCGGTGCCGACGTCGACTACAACGCCACCGATCGCAACCCCAACCTGTACACGATCAACGGCCGTAGCGCCCCCTCGACGTTCCACCCCGAGGACGGCTCCCCGTTCATCGTCAATGAGGGCGACACCGTTCGTCTCCACATCGTGAACGCTGGCTACGAGTCACACCCGTTCCACACCCACGGCCACCGGTTCACGGTCGTCGAGAAAGACGGCAGCCCCATCCCGGAGGCCGCCCAGTACAAAGAGGACGTGATCAACATCAGCCCCGCCGAGCGCTACACCCTCGAGTTCGAGGCCGATTCCGATCCAGGCATCTACCCTGCACACTGTCACAAGGTACACCACGTGACGAACGAGGGATCCTACCCCGGCGGAATGGCCACCGCTATCGTCTACGAGTCGGTCCTCGACAGCGAGGAGTTCGCAGCCGTGATGGACGACGCTGGCTTCGAGGGGTGA
- a CDS encoding threonine synthase has protein sequence METTDAFTGLECIDCGATFDAETGTHRCPDCDGILDPRYDYDAIDLDRETFEARPFDSMWRYEELLPFPRASAVTMDEGATALVECEKLAEELGVSRVLIKDEGRNPTGTFKDRGQTVTMTAASQHGANDVALASAGNAGQAAAAYAGRADIDSHVFLPARSGFTNKAMVNVHGGEMTVVGGRIGDAGAAYEDAMGEHDDWYSVKTFVTPYRHEGKKTMLYEIVEQLEWAVPDAIVYPTGGGVGLVGMYKAAQEYRDLGLIDDVPAFYAAQATGCQPIVEAFEQGKDRHDPVEYPDTICGGIEIPDPGASPWILEALRESGGGAVATDDEEILEAAIAVAKGEGLEMAPTCAAAASGAWELGARGEFDDDATVVIVNTGTGNKDADVLRSHLMSKGI, from the coding sequence ATGGAGACCACCGACGCGTTCACCGGACTCGAGTGCATCGACTGTGGGGCCACGTTCGACGCCGAAACCGGTACCCACCGCTGTCCCGACTGTGACGGGATTCTCGATCCGCGCTACGACTACGACGCGATCGATCTCGATCGGGAGACGTTCGAGGCGCGCCCGTTCGACTCGATGTGGCGCTACGAAGAGCTGTTGCCGTTTCCGCGCGCGTCGGCGGTGACGATGGACGAGGGTGCGACGGCACTGGTCGAGTGCGAAAAGCTGGCCGAAGAGTTAGGCGTCAGTCGCGTGTTGATCAAAGACGAGGGCCGGAACCCGACGGGAACCTTCAAGGATCGCGGTCAGACCGTCACGATGACAGCGGCGAGTCAACACGGCGCGAACGACGTCGCCCTCGCCTCGGCGGGCAACGCCGGGCAGGCCGCGGCCGCCTACGCCGGCCGCGCTGATATCGACTCCCACGTGTTTCTCCCGGCCCGATCGGGCTTCACGAACAAGGCGATGGTGAACGTCCACGGCGGCGAGATGACCGTCGTCGGCGGCCGAATCGGCGACGCCGGCGCAGCCTACGAGGACGCGATGGGCGAACACGACGACTGGTACTCGGTGAAGACGTTCGTGACGCCCTACCGTCACGAAGGGAAGAAGACGATGCTGTACGAAATCGTCGAACAGCTCGAGTGGGCGGTGCCGGACGCCATCGTCTACCCCACTGGCGGCGGCGTCGGTCTGGTCGGGATGTACAAGGCCGCCCAGGAGTACCGTGACCTCGGGCTCATTGACGACGTCCCTGCGTTCTACGCCGCCCAGGCAACCGGCTGTCAACCCATCGTCGAGGCCTTCGAACAGGGGAAGGATCGACACGACCCCGTCGAGTATCCCGACACGATCTGTGGCGGGATCGAGATTCCCGACCCCGGCGCCAGTCCGTGGATACTCGAGGCCCTTCGGGAGAGCGGCGGTGGCGCCGTCGCCACCGACGACGAGGAGATCCTCGAGGCCGCCATCGCCGTCGCGAAAGGCGAGGGCCTCGAGATGGCACCGACGTGTGCGGCCGCGGCGAGTGGTGCCTGGGAACTCGGGGCTCGTGGGGAGTTCGACGACGATGCGACGGTCGTCATCGTCAACACCGGTACCGGAAACAAGGACGCGGACGTGTTGCGCAGTCACCTGATGAGCAAGGGAATCTGA
- a CDS encoding NAD(P)/FAD-dependent oxidoreductase: MTPQRNPTVAVVGGGLAGLVAARHLAAAGVDATLYERRDEVGGRVRTLERDGYRFDRGFQVLFTDYPAVRAELDLEALALRPFAPGAVIARDGHRSTLSDPLRDPRALPATLLNRDVTLGDKLRVLRLRRRLAGTDPETIFTGEDTTIREYLHAQGFSQRFITHFAAPFYGGITLDRSLSTSKRVFEYTFRTLSSGSIAVPAAGMGAIPAQIADRARTAGARIETGVTVTAVDAKDDGDGDGDGDIDDESVTYTLEGATDATADAVVVATDPPTARELTSLESIPTAGKGCLTQFYAMPKRTDLESGGRLILNADDDAGPNHVVPHSEVAPEYAPDDASLISATYLAWPNDGDGTPDDTDEITDDETLFERTRATLAAWYPERRFGDLEPVHTERVPFAQFAQPPGIHDRLPSVCDPDGAVYLAGDYTQWSSIQGALESGRVAASAVIRDLE, translated from the coding sequence ATGACACCGCAACGGAACCCCACTGTCGCCGTAGTCGGCGGCGGACTCGCCGGTCTCGTCGCTGCCCGTCACCTGGCTGCCGCCGGCGTCGACGCCACACTCTACGAGCGACGGGACGAGGTCGGCGGCCGCGTCCGTACGCTCGAGCGAGACGGATATCGGTTCGACCGTGGCTTTCAGGTACTGTTCACCGACTATCCGGCGGTTCGGGCGGAACTCGACCTTGAGGCACTGGCCCTTCGGCCGTTCGCACCGGGAGCGGTTATCGCCCGCGACGGCCACCGATCGACCCTGTCGGATCCACTTCGCGACCCGAGGGCGTTGCCCGCAACGCTGCTCAATCGCGACGTGACGCTCGGCGACAAACTGCGCGTCCTCCGGCTCAGGCGGCGACTGGCGGGAACCGATCCCGAGACGATCTTCACGGGGGAGGACACCACCATCCGCGAGTATCTCCACGCACAGGGCTTTTCACAGCGGTTCATCACCCATTTTGCCGCCCCCTTCTACGGCGGCATCACCCTCGATCGCTCCCTCTCGACGTCGAAACGGGTGTTCGAGTACACCTTCCGGACGCTCTCGAGCGGATCGATCGCCGTCCCGGCGGCCGGAATGGGGGCGATACCGGCCCAGATCGCCGACCGAGCGCGTACAGCCGGCGCACGGATCGAGACCGGGGTGACCGTCACAGCCGTCGATGCGAAGGACGACGGCGATGGTGATGGCGACGGCGATATCGATGACGAGAGCGTCACGTACACGCTCGAGGGAGCCACCGATGCAACCGCCGACGCCGTCGTCGTCGCCACCGACCCGCCGACGGCCCGCGAACTCACGAGTCTCGAGTCGATCCCCACAGCAGGCAAGGGCTGTCTCACCCAGTTCTACGCCATGCCAAAGAGGACGGATCTCGAGAGCGGCGGTCGACTGATTCTCAACGCGGACGACGACGCCGGCCCGAACCACGTCGTTCCTCACAGCGAGGTCGCTCCCGAGTACGCCCCCGACGATGCCTCGCTGATCAGCGCGACGTATCTCGCCTGGCCCAACGACGGAGACGGGACGCCCGACGACACCGACGAGATAACCGACGACGAGACGCTGTTCGAGCGTACACGCGCGACTCTCGCCGCCTGGTATCCCGAGCGACGGTTCGGCGACCTCGAGCCCGTCCACACCGAACGGGTGCCGTTCGCCCAGTTCGCTCAGCCGCCGGGGATTCACGATCGATTGCCGTCGGTGTGCGACCCGGACGGGGCGGTGTATCTGGCAGGTGACTATACCCAGTGGTCGTCGATCCAGGGCGCACTCGAGAGCGGGCGGGTTGCGGCGAGCGCCGTGATACGGGATCTCGAGTGA
- a CDS encoding metallophosphoesterase encodes MTDGEGDESRSIDDTTFAVDVPIEFLERAVYVPAAETLVVADLHLGRAAASAVDAPIDDGGDVLARLETLLAQTAPTTVVVAGDLLHAFSSVPEGVDWDVTRLERAVADADADLVVTPGNHDSMLETVYAGQTAECYRLADGETVVCHGHERPVLEGDDDPEPQPQPRRYIVGHDHPALSIGGRKLPCFLYGENVYRGADVLMLPAFTRSAAGATVNNHRVRDFQSPLIRDADAMAPGVRDESSASVLWFPPLGKSRRLL; translated from the coding sequence ATGACTGACGGCGAGGGGGACGAGAGTCGATCGATCGACGACACCACCTTCGCCGTCGACGTGCCGATCGAGTTCCTCGAGCGTGCCGTCTACGTCCCCGCAGCCGAGACCCTGGTCGTGGCCGACCTCCACCTGGGGCGGGCCGCCGCCTCGGCAGTCGACGCCCCGATCGACGACGGCGGGGACGTTCTCGCCCGACTCGAGACGCTTCTGGCGCAAACGGCCCCGACGACGGTCGTCGTCGCCGGTGACCTGTTACACGCGTTCTCGAGCGTCCCCGAGGGTGTCGACTGGGACGTCACGCGTCTCGAGCGCGCCGTCGCGGACGCTGACGCCGACCTCGTGGTCACGCCCGGGAATCACGATTCGATGCTCGAGACCGTCTACGCCGGGCAGACGGCCGAGTGTTACCGGCTGGCCGACGGCGAGACGGTGGTCTGTCACGGCCACGAGCGGCCAGTGCTCGAGGGAGACGACGACCCCGAACCCCAGCCCCAACCCAGGCGCTACATCGTCGGCCACGACCACCCGGCGCTCTCGATCGGCGGTCGAAAACTTCCCTGTTTTCTCTACGGCGAGAACGTCTACCGGGGTGCGGACGTGTTGATGCTCCCCGCCTTTACCAGGAGCGCGGCCGGAGCGACGGTGAACAATCACCGAGTCCGAGACTTTCAGTCACCACTGATTCGAGACGCAGACGCGATGGCGCCGGGGGTTCGGGACGAATCATCGGCGTCGGTGCTGTGGTTTCCGCCCCTCGGCAAGAGTCGACGACTGTTGTAG
- the artA gene encoding archaeosortase A: protein MSTSWVDSSVATVGTVPALLGPISPTDALAWIAIGAFVLAMGLWWRDRTDAARYLAAGAWVVFGIFWLTMAPYYYADAQSPIQTILSLAALPLCTYTGYLLYRGRTSLLLLSKAVALMGIIYLPVETIPFARQWLIETTAAQAHFGMELFGYSPGINEGANGYQSRFDFDPDETVTGRTTYIVLACTGIGSMAIFGGLIAAVKAPLRRKATAFVAAIGVIWFLNLVRNVFIALASPYGWFQYDSLIYITTTFMGAPESRTSFLVAHNFIAQSLSIVALVGITYLVIRILPEVLEPLEEALFVLTGNEYDLADALDHDEVGDPEAPAPADDD, encoded by the coding sequence ATGTCGACGTCCTGGGTCGACTCGAGTGTCGCCACTGTTGGGACGGTACCGGCACTCCTCGGCCCGATCTCGCCGACCGACGCCCTCGCCTGGATCGCGATCGGTGCGTTCGTCCTCGCGATGGGACTGTGGTGGCGCGACCGGACGGATGCCGCCCGATATCTGGCCGCCGGCGCCTGGGTCGTCTTCGGCATCTTCTGGCTGACGATGGCGCCGTACTACTACGCCGACGCCCAGAGCCCGATTCAGACGATACTGAGCCTGGCGGCGCTCCCGCTGTGTACGTATACGGGCTATCTGCTGTACCGTGGACGCACGTCGCTGTTGTTGCTCTCGAAAGCCGTAGCGCTGATGGGGATCATCTACCTCCCCGTCGAGACGATTCCGTTCGCCCGCCAGTGGCTGATCGAGACGACGGCCGCCCAGGCGCATTTCGGTATGGAACTGTTCGGATACAGCCCGGGCATCAACGAAGGGGCCAACGGCTACCAGAGCCGCTTTGACTTCGATCCCGACGAAACCGTCACCGGCCGGACGACCTACATCGTCCTCGCCTGTACGGGCATCGGAAGCATGGCGATCTTCGGCGGGCTGATCGCGGCTGTAAAGGCCCCGCTCCGGCGGAAGGCAACCGCGTTCGTGGCCGCCATCGGCGTCATCTGGTTCCTCAACCTCGTCCGGAACGTGTTCATCGCGCTCGCCTCTCCATACGGCTGGTTCCAGTACGACTCACTTATCTACATCACGACGACGTTCATGGGTGCACCCGAAAGCCGCACCTCGTTTCTCGTCGCCCACAACTTCATCGCCCAGTCGCTCTCGATCGTCGCCCTCGTCGGCATCACCTACCTCGTGATCCGCATCCTCCCCGAGGTGCTCGAGCCGCTCGAGGAGGCGCTGTTCGTACTCACCGGCAACGAGTACGATCTGGCCGATGCGCTCGATCACGACGAGGTGGGTGACCCGGAGGCACCAGCCCCGGCGGACGATGACTGA
- a CDS encoding winged helix-turn-helix transcriptional regulator, protein MVDVLDNKRAATRFRILVEIAERQPAVSQSEIAEEVGVTSQAVSEYIRALVEDGFVDKEGRSRYRVTNEGVDWLFQAAGDVRRFADHVTEDVLGAMGEDAAIATADLETGAPVSLTVEDGLLHASPGSEGPATGVATTDAAAGTDVGVTSFEGVIDLEPGSVTVWQVPPVRAGGSQSAATEAIVDGCGDVDLVLAAGVEAIVTLERAEIDPATTFAVGTVAADAAERGLEVAVVATTDAVGRVTDVLRDGDVAYEVLEG, encoded by the coding sequence ATGGTCGATGTCCTCGACAACAAGCGGGCGGCCACGCGATTTCGCATCCTCGTCGAGATCGCCGAACGCCAGCCTGCCGTCAGCCAGAGTGAGATCGCCGAGGAAGTCGGCGTGACCAGTCAGGCAGTCAGCGAGTACATCCGGGCGCTCGTCGAGGACGGGTTCGTCGACAAGGAGGGGCGCTCTCGCTACCGCGTCACCAACGAGGGCGTCGACTGGCTCTTTCAGGCCGCCGGCGACGTCCGCCGGTTCGCCGACCACGTCACCGAGGACGTCCTGGGCGCGATGGGCGAGGACGCCGCCATCGCCACCGCTGACCTCGAGACGGGCGCCCCGGTCTCGCTCACCGTGGAGGATGGACTGCTCCACGCCTCCCCCGGTTCCGAGGGACCCGCAACGGGCGTCGCAACGACGGACGCTGCCGCGGGAACCGACGTCGGGGTGACCAGCTTCGAGGGCGTCATCGACCTCGAGCCTGGCTCGGTTACGGTCTGGCAGGTTCCGCCCGTCCGGGCCGGCGGCAGCCAATCGGCCGCAACCGAGGCCATCGTCGACGGCTGTGGCGACGTCGACCTCGTCCTCGCCGCTGGCGTCGAAGCCATCGTGACCCTCGAGCGCGCCGAGATCGATCCGGCGACCACGTTCGCCGTTGGCACCGTCGCCGCTGACGCCGCCGAGAGAGGCCTCGAGGTGGCCGTCGTCGCGACGACCGATGCGGTCGGTCGCGTCACCGACGTGTTGCGAGACGGGGACGTGGCGTACGAAGTGCTCGAGGGCTGA
- a CDS encoding J domain-containing protein has protein sequence MPTSVLEAIPPAVLAGLILGGAFSLVATAIFVVGNRVFPDSYGPGRGTTANGDGNGNGKSNTNRYSSEGRRRGEIRSYLQSIGERYREEYQLPDTDVTVAFYLPDRDVAVTFVAEEFFTLQRTTDTYVILVEHEMPGVHLGGRLPFEVPEPEPTTDSVRMDPQRRLRLAYKTLGLPSDADHEAVRSAYRERIKQVHPDHGGDTASFRRVQEAYATVSEHAD, from the coding sequence GTGCCAACGAGCGTCCTCGAGGCAATCCCGCCGGCCGTTCTCGCCGGGCTGATTCTCGGCGGTGCGTTCAGTCTCGTTGCCACGGCGATTTTCGTCGTCGGCAACCGTGTGTTCCCCGACTCCTACGGCCCAGGGAGGGGGACGACTGCGAACGGAGATGGGAACGGGAACGGGAAATCGAACACGAACCGATACTCGAGCGAGGGACGCAGACGCGGCGAGATCCGGTCGTACCTCCAGTCGATCGGCGAGCGCTACCGCGAGGAGTACCAGCTTCCCGACACGGACGTGACGGTCGCGTTCTACCTCCCAGATCGAGACGTGGCGGTGACGTTCGTCGCCGAGGAGTTCTTCACCCTCCAGCGAACCACCGACACGTACGTCATCCTGGTCGAACACGAGATGCCGGGCGTCCACCTCGGCGGTCGGTTGCCATTCGAGGTGCCAGAGCCCGAGCCAACGACGGATTCCGTCCGGATGGATCCGCAGAGGCGACTTCGGCTGGCCTACAAGACGCTCGGGCTCCCGAGCGATGCCGACCACGAGGCCGTCCGGTCGGCCTACCGCGAGCGAATCAAGCAGGTACATCCCGACCACGGCGGCGATACGGCGTCGTTCCGACGGGTGCAGGAGGCGTACGCGACGGTGAGCGAGCACGCCGACTGA
- a CDS encoding proteasome assembly chaperone family protein, translating to MDELDIETVAEASLEDPVLIEGLPGVGHVGKLAADHILEELADESTLVRRVYSQEFPPQVTVEDGVTSLTCAEIHAVTPDSGRDMLVLTGDHQAQTNAGHYVLTDAFLDISEEFGASELYALGGVPTGELIDEYAVLGAVTDESLLEPLEEQGVEFREDEPAGGIVGVSGLLLGLGEQRGFDAVCLMGETSGYLVDPKSARAVLDVLEARLEFEVEYDSLDDRADEMEDVIGKIQEMEQQQQAMEVPSDDDLRYIG from the coding sequence ATGGACGAACTCGACATCGAGACCGTTGCCGAGGCCAGCCTCGAGGATCCGGTGCTGATCGAGGGACTTCCCGGCGTCGGTCACGTGGGCAAACTCGCCGCCGACCACATTCTCGAGGAACTGGCGGACGAGAGTACGCTCGTTCGGCGCGTCTACTCCCAGGAGTTCCCACCCCAGGTAACCGTCGAGGACGGCGTCACGAGTCTGACGTGCGCGGAGATACACGCTGTGACGCCCGACTCGGGTCGCGACATGCTCGTGTTGACCGGCGACCATCAGGCCCAGACCAACGCCGGCCACTACGTGCTCACGGACGCGTTTTTAGACATATCCGAGGAGTTCGGTGCGAGTGAGCTGTACGCCCTCGGCGGTGTCCCGACAGGTGAACTGATCGACGAGTACGCCGTCCTCGGGGCCGTCACCGACGAGTCGCTGCTCGAGCCGCTCGAGGAACAGGGCGTGGAGTTCCGCGAGGACGAACCCGCGGGCGGCATCGTCGGCGTTTCCGGACTCCTGCTGGGACTCGGCGAACAACGTGGCTTCGACGCCGTCTGTCTGATGGGCGAAACCAGCGGCTACCTCGTCGATCCAAAGAGCGCCCGAGCGGTTCTGGACGTGCTCGAGGCGCGCCTCGAGTTCGAGGTCGAGTACGACTCCCTGGACGATCGTGCAGACGAGATGGAGGACGTCATCGGCAAGATCCAGGAGATGGAACAACAGCAACAGGCGATGGAGGTTCCAAGCGACGACGATCTGCGCTATATCGGTTGA
- a CDS encoding RNA-protein complex protein Nop10, with translation MKSDILVCSNWETAHDRPVYTLSVTCPECGADAINSAPAPFDPDDAHGEYRRALKRRVR, from the coding sequence ATGAAATCCGATATTCTCGTCTGTTCAAACTGGGAGACGGCTCACGACCGTCCGGTCTACACCCTCTCTGTTACCTGTCCCGAGTGTGGGGCAGATGCCATCAACAGCGCGCCAGCCCCGTTCGATCCCGACGATGCACACGGGGAGTACCGACGCGCTCTTAAACGTCGCGTTCGCTGA
- a CDS encoding translation initiation factor IF-2 subunit alpha — MKYSGWPEPGELVVGKIDEIEDFGVFVDLEEYQDKRGLIHISEVASGWIKNVRDHVREGQIAVCKVLDVDESHEQIDLSLKDVNDHQRSDKIQEWKNEQKADNWMEVAFGEDIDDEEYIAIANELLAAHGTLYDGFKQAAIHGHEALENTDLDEDDLEAIVETARENVSVPYVNVTGYVDLENAAPSGVDGIRNALEAAEGNGDIPDGVELEVTYVGAPEYRIKVRAPNYKTAEAALEESAERAIDAIRSEGGSGEYHRERRTDDE, encoded by the coding sequence ATGAAGTACAGCGGCTGGCCAGAGCCCGGCGAACTCGTCGTCGGCAAAATCGACGAGATCGAGGACTTCGGCGTCTTCGTCGACCTCGAGGAGTACCAGGACAAGCGTGGCTTGATCCACATCTCCGAGGTCGCGAGCGGCTGGATCAAGAACGTCCGCGACCACGTTCGTGAAGGCCAGATTGCCGTCTGTAAAGTCCTCGACGTCGACGAGTCTCACGAGCAGATCGATCTCTCACTCAAGGACGTCAACGATCACCAGCGCTCGGACAAGATTCAGGAGTGGAAAAACGAGCAGAAGGCGGACAACTGGATGGAAGTCGCCTTTGGCGAGGACATCGACGACGAGGAGTACATCGCCATCGCGAACGAACTACTCGCCGCCCACGGGACGCTCTACGACGGCTTCAAACAGGCCGCGATTCACGGCCACGAAGCCCTCGAGAACACCGATCTCGACGAGGACGATCTCGAAGCCATCGTCGAAACCGCCCGGGAGAACGTCTCGGTACCGTACGTCAACGTGACGGGCTACGTCGATCTCGAAAACGCCGCACCCAGCGGCGTCGACGGCATCCGAAACGCGCTCGAGGCAGCCGAGGGCAACGGCGACATTCCCGACGGCGTCGAACTCGAGGTGACCTACGTGGGTGCCCCAGAATATCGCATCAAGGTTCGAGCGCCGAACTACAAGACCGCCGAGGCAGCACTCGAGGAAAGCGCCGAGCGGGCCATCGACGCGATTCGATCCGAAGGCGGCAGCGGCGAGTACCACCGCGAGCGACGAACCGACGACGAGTAG
- a CDS encoding 30S ribosomal protein S27e, with amino-acid sequence MAGSYYRVRCSDCENEQVVFGKAASEVACAVCGTTLAVPTGGKAQIDHEIVETVESR; translated from the coding sequence ATGGCAGGAAGCTACTACCGCGTCCGATGCAGTGACTGTGAGAATGAACAGGTCGTCTTCGGCAAGGCCGCCTCCGAGGTTGCCTGTGCCGTCTGTGGCACCACGCTGGCCGTTCCGACCGGCGGCAAAGCCCAGATCGACCACGAGATCGTCGAGACCGTCGAGTCACGATGA
- a CDS encoding 50S ribosomal protein L44e — protein sequence MQMPRRFNTYCPHCQSHHEHEVEKVRTGRQTGMKKVADRQRARQLSTIGNSGKFSKVPSGDKPTKKTDLKYRCSECGKAHLRKGWRAGRLEFQE from the coding sequence ATGCAGATGCCACGTCGATTCAATACGTACTGCCCGCACTGCCAGTCCCACCACGAACACGAAGTCGAGAAGGTTCGAACCGGCCGTCAGACCGGGATGAAGAAGGTTGCCGACCGACAGCGAGCCCGTCAGCTCTCGACCATCGGGAACTCGGGGAAGTTCTCGAAGGTGCCAAGTGGCGACAAACCAACGAAAAAGACCGACCTCAAGTACCGATGCAGCGAGTGTGGCAAGGCTCACCTCCGCAAGGGATGGCGCGCCGGCCGACTCGAGTTCCAGGAGTGA
- a CDS encoding HAH_0734 family protein, whose product MKRLIIHGDPGIRKGAVIEHDGEELVCFGINRNGEWHGPDRVQLWCTVGTEAEFEDFQYRNFTPHWLEVERADASEITVIEPKGTLFA is encoded by the coding sequence ATGAAGCGGCTCATCATCCACGGGGATCCGGGCATTCGAAAGGGCGCGGTCATCGAACACGACGGGGAAGAACTGGTTTGCTTCGGCATCAACCGTAACGGTGAGTGGCACGGCCCCGACCGCGTCCAGCTCTGGTGTACCGTCGGCACGGAAGCCGAGTTCGAGGATTTCCAGTACCGGAACTTCACCCCCCACTGGCTCGAGGTCGAACGTGCAGATGCAAGCGAGATCACTGTGATCGAGCCGAAGGGGACGCTGTTCGCCTGA
- a CDS encoding metal-dependent hydrolase, which translates to MWPWEHVVVGYLAYSLFAHLYYRSSPGALETIAVVVASVLPDFIDKPLAWEFGVFESGYALGHSVFFAVPLCLVVGVLARQAGRARPGLAFAIGYLLHLPADVIPIYFRRGTLPIERILWPVRTTPPDSGVAGFREQFLTMVGTYRHQLVAGELSNVEWVGLGLVAVTVVLWLVDGAPVARELCTGSARVVRQWAARVSS; encoded by the coding sequence ATGTGGCCGTGGGAACACGTGGTCGTCGGCTACCTCGCGTACTCGCTGTTTGCCCACCTGTACTACCGATCGTCGCCGGGTGCGCTCGAGACGATTGCTGTCGTCGTTGCGTCGGTACTCCCGGATTTCATCGACAAACCGCTTGCCTGGGAGTTCGGCGTCTTCGAGAGCGGATACGCGCTCGGTCACTCGGTCTTTTTCGCGGTGCCACTGTGTCTCGTCGTCGGAGTGCTGGCTCGACAGGCTGGTCGGGCCCGGCCGGGACTCGCGTTCGCAATCGGCTATCTACTCCACCTGCCCGCGGACGTAATCCCGATCTATTTCCGACGGGGAACGCTCCCGATCGAACGGATTCTCTGGCCGGTGCGGACGACGCCACCCGATTCGGGGGTGGCGGGATTTCGCGAGCAGTTTCTGACGATGGTCGGCACCTACCGCCACCAGCTCGTCGCCGGTGAGTTATCAAACGTGGAGTGGGTCGGGCTCGGACTGGTCGCGGTGACGGTCGTCCTCTGGCTCGTGGACGGTGCCCCAGTCGCTCGGGAACTGTGTACCGGGAGCGCCCGAGTCGTTCGCCAGTGGGCCGCTCGAGTCAGTAGCTGA